CACGTTTGACCACAAACATGACCTTGGACCTGTATGAGTGATGCTGAGTTTTTAGTGCTTGCTTTGGACAAAAGAACCAAAAAGAAGCATTTACTCAGtgtggttttcttttttctttgggtTTGCCAGGGATCGGTTTAACTGGAACGGGACGTGGTTAAAATCCATCCTAATTAGGGATGGGGATCGAAAAccagttcttgttgagaaccggttcccagtgtttcaattccttggattCGTTTGGCGATTtagcaaacgattcccttatcgattccagtgggcgcgaatgacgtccggagcagccagcagtaaacatggcgcagtacaaacgctcgaaaagtttggttacacttccctaaaaaagacgacaacagggcaacttgcaaagtgaatatgtcaccaaagggaggaaatactaccaacgtGCAAtaagtatgaatgaatgtcgcgttttcgatctgctccggactaacgttggtgaatctcaacccagcagcagcagcaacgttagcatgtcctcggctaacactgcaggtaactaactaataaacactgcctatcatgttagcaccatttgcctcattgtaaaacctgctgttagtaacggttaaggttaaatgaatgccttctcaggcattacattaagatgaaatcatgagagacagagcctgactggctcagagccagaggctggtggtactacccccagttcacctctacctccagcttctcctttcaccagagcagggaagagttaaattacccaggccaggatagaccaatgtggacctcaccgttgttgggtttgtgaggtcacgactggtgttacttctaaactaaacaaagttgatgctaatcgaccggtttgttcccaaatgagaatcgataaagaaccgaatcgttaaacCGAATCGAAAAtttggaattggaatcgtaaaaatcttatcaattcccatccgtAATCCTAATACCCAAAGTTATTACCTCTAACAAAAATAATGATCAGAAAATGTCCTCAGGTTTGAaatgttattgtttttaaattagagGTCTTATATTATGccatttttaataatttaactTATTGTATGAGACAGACATAATACTCTGTTTTCACCTTTTTGTTAGTACgtacagtctttagctaactctgctggaacattagcctcaaatatagtttatcctctgaggctgctgctggatggaagatgcatgctcctcagtgcagctgacagcagaacatttccaccagaagctggcttcatccgtccagcagggtggatgtgagtgggcggggcttagcagagggGGCGGGGCCAATTTAAGGAGCGACGTACTTTTGAAAGTCAGAACGGCtcgttaaatgaggaactttcaaacaaatgAGGACAAAATAaataccagggttgtgtttttggggagTTTCACACTCCGATAATTTGCTCCCAGCAACAGGAAGAAGGGATTTTTACTGAATGTCACCTTTAAAGACTTCTTAAGGATCAGCTGGAAGCCAATCGGACTATTCAGATCTGAACCTGAAAAGatctaaaagaaaaagcaacaagTAAATTCACAAAGATGTTAAAAAGCTTTAGAAACCTGCATGGCAACAAGTTACAGGAGGCAGAAAAATGCTCCGTAAGAGCTAAGAATATCCCCAGAAACCTGAAGTCCCCTCCTGCGTTCAGGCTGGCCAAGGAGCTGGAGGAGACCAACAGGAAGCTGACTGCGCTCACAGACGAGCATACGGAGGAGCAGCAGAAGTGgacagaggagctggaggagctgaGGCAGGAGATGGAGCGAGTGAGGAAGGAGGCGCAGGAGGCCCAGCTGCAGGCCTTAAAAGATGAGGTCAAAGCTGTGGAGAAGCAGAGAGACGTCGCCATGTCTCACATCGAGGCCTGGCTGAGAGAGGTAACCGAACGTAGCTCCATAATGGTTTGATTCTTACATCCAGCATCGATACGGTGCATACAGAATCACCagccctttaaagggatagttcgcctcttttgatatgaagctgtatgacatccattttagcaatattatttatgaacattttcttaccccctgctgcgtcctgtgagccgagttcctgcctcgttttggtgttgatgaaggtagtccggctagttggctggggccacaaaaataaagtgttttgcttctcaaaacaatatgtgttcaaaagagtaatacatttgcttcacaaaatcgttctccaggaaaaagtcagacctcataatcgcttggcgctattttctctcccttcgtatcactgcctgctgtgtagaccgtgcagaccgaagtgcagaccgaagtgcagaccgaagtgcagaccgaagtgcagaccgaagtgcagaccgaagtgcagaccgaagtgcagaccgaagtgcagaccgaagtgcagaccgaagtgcagaccgagcagtctcctgcttccgagcagcaaacaccgtaacaggtgcggctgtcggcaggcggcagcacgcagtgatacgaagggagagaaaatagtgcgaagcgattgtgaggtctgacgtttttcctggagaacgattttgtgatgcaaatgtattactcttttgaacgcatattgttttgagaagcaaaacgctttatttttgtgaccccagccaactagccggactaccttcgtcaacaccaaaacgaggctggaactcggctcacaggacgcagcagggggtaagaagatgttcataaatgatattactaatatgggatgtcatacagcttcatgtcaaaagaggcgaactatccctttaatctgaGTGCGATAAGAAGCTCGTGTCTTCTCCTGTCCCAGGTGTCGCAGTACCTGAGCGCTTTCAGGCTGGAGTTCCCGCAGCAGTTCCCCCAGGAGCGGCTGAAGTGGGAGAAGAAGGAAGGTTTGGTTATGAAGAACAAGAATGAGCTCCAGAACCGCTTCCAggaggttctgcagcagctccagcagggCCGGGAGCTGCAGTCCCTCCCCAGGATCAACGTGCCGTCTCTGCCGCAGGTTCCCACGGTGAGACATGTGCGACGCCTCCCCGGACGCACTCAGCATGTAGCTGCTCTGACTTCTGTGCTAACTTTTTCTGCGGTAACTTCTTCTGCGGTAACTTCTTCTGCGGTAACTTCTTCTGCGGTAACTTCTTCTGCGATAACTTCTTCTGCGGTAACTTCTTCTGCGATAACTTCTTCTGCGCTAACTTCTTCTGCGGTAACTTCTTCTGCGGTAACTTCTTCTGCGGTAACTTCTTCTGCGGTAACTTCTTCTGCGGTAACTTCTTCTGCGGTAACTTCTTCTGCGGTAACTTCTTCTGCGATAACGATAACTTCTTCTGCGTTAACTTCTGCGGTAACTTCTTCTGCGGTAACTTCTTCTGCGGTAACTTCTTCTGCGGTAACTTCTTCTGCGGTAACTTCTTCTGCGGTAACTTCTTCTGCAGTAACTTCTTCTGCGGTAACTTCTTCTGCGGTAACTTCTTCTGCGATAACGATAACTTCTTCTGCGTTAACTTCTGCGTTAACTTCTTCTGCGGTAACTTTTTCTGCGCTAACTTCTTCTGCGCTAACTTCTTCTGCGCTAACTTCTTCTGCGCTAACTTCTTCTGCGATAACGATAACTTCTTCTGCGTTAACTTCTGCGGTAACTTCTTCTGCGGTAACTTCTGCGGTAACTTCTTCTGCGGTAACTTCTTCTGCGGTAACTTCTTCTGCGCTAACTTCTTCTGCGGTAACTTCTTCTGCGCTAACTTCTTCTGCGGTAACTTCTTCTGCGGTAACTTCCTCTGCGATAACTTCTTCTGCGGTAACTTCTTCTGCGGGAACTTCTTCTGCGGTAACTTCTTCTGCGGTAACTTCTTCTGCGGTAACTTCTTCTGCGATAACGATAACTTCTTCTGCGTTAACTTCTTCTGCGGTAACTTCTTCTGCGGTAACTTCTTCTGCGCTAACTTCTTCTGCGCTAACTTCTTCTGCGATAACGATAACTTCTTCTGCGTTAACTTCTGCGGTAACTTCTTCTGCGGTAACTTCTTCTGCGGTAACTCCTTCTGCGGTAACTTCTTCTGCGATAACTTCTTCTGCGTTAACTTCTTCTGCGTCTTGTCTCCCGCAGGCCGACCTGAGATTCAAGCAGGTGATGCAGTCTGTGGCTCAGCCACCGTTCACGCCTCCTCTGCAACCCATGAACCACCCCCCACCTCCACAGAGACACCCGCCGTATTACCATCCACGCCAACGTTTCCCTCCCCCTAACTTCAACATGTTAGCCCAGCGGGGCTTCCCGCGCCCTCCGCCTCCGGCGCACGGCATTCCGCCCTACGCGGAGCACGTCCAGCAGAAAAAGCATCAGTTCCCGCCTCACGTCCAGCCTCAGTTCCAGCCTCCTGTGAGGAAGACTCCGCCTCCCAGCCTGTCCCCGTCCCCTCCGGTTCAGCCCGTCTACCCGGTGGTTCCCTCCCCACCTCCGCCCGCTGCCCCGGCTCCTGCTGCCCCATCTGGTGGTAAACTGGACAAGGTGCTGGAGAAGCTCGGGGCCAGGTTCCCAAAATGCAGCAAGGCTCAGCTGACGTCGCTGCTCCAGCAGGTGAAGAGCTCTCGTGGCACCTTGGCGGGGATGTCCATGGAGGAGGTCATCGAGCAGGTCAGCTTAAAGATGGCCCAGAGCGAACGCTCGGCCCTGGGGCCCATCAGCCGGCCTTCCCCTCCGGGGCCCATCCAGAGGCCGACCCCGCCGCAACAGAGAGCCGCCGCAGCGGGCGGAGGTCGGCCCGCCGGGGCCCAAAAGCGCTGCCTCATGTGCCAGAACCCCGTCGACCCGGAGAACCGCCACCCACTCAGCTGCTCCCACACCATCCACAGAGACTGCATCCAGATGTGGCTTCAGTCCAGCAAGAACAACTCCTGCCCCTTCTGCCCGGCCAAGTGACGGAGAAAAGGCGAAACATCCGGCCACTTATCAGCCGGTGATTGTTCGTCCTCGTGTTTCATGTCTGGATGATTTCAGCTCTAATACTTTACCTGCTGCGGCCTTTCTCTGCTCATCAGTTTGTCATTAAAGTAAAAAATCAGCAAATTCTTTTTTCAATAAAtcagataagaaattaaaaaatggtGACAAGCGAATTCTTTTCCCAACTTTTTTCTAACTATCTACAGAAGGTGTTAACCTGAAGGCTTTTTATCTCCATTACCCACAGTGTGAAAGTGTTATTTAGCAGAGACAGATGTTTAAAATGATCCATGTTGTTTTAATAGTCCTTCAATGCCAAAATGTCCCAAACCAA
This Odontesthes bonariensis isolate fOdoBon6 chromosome 6, fOdoBon6.hap1, whole genome shotgun sequence DNA region includes the following protein-coding sequences:
- the rnf214 gene encoding uncharacterized protein rnf214, which produces MRCFSRIVFRNAPVFPVIEQTIGHCKLWFNSRYNDITYLFQRFQKPGEFVLFSFVGWCLANVRDNLREEELRKFRFSSSVSLDASEDMANMASEVEEVFQYLTEEIEEELELALDLELDLELSTMTVEELKQKVQATQTDSTTAESAANTRLDWESQVEAVFELSSSLKEQHDGLKKKQEEEESSQEKHKQQLQKKTEEAKRQHQALLEKLDSLRVKLQLNNYKATRKNFLSKKQEMTSEKKRAEEERNRLAKELEETNRKLTALTDEHTEEQQKWTEELEELRQEMERVRKEAQEAQLQALKDEVKAVEKQRDVAMSHIEAWLREVSQYLSAFRLEFPQQFPQERLKWEKKEGLVMKNKNELQNRFQEVLQQLQQGRELQSLPRINVPSLPQVPTADLRFKQVMQSVAQPPFTPPLQPMNHPPPPQRHPPYYHPRQRFPPPNFNMLAQRGFPRPPPPAHGIPPYAEHVQQKKHQFPPHVQPQFQPPVRKTPPPSLSPSPPVQPVYPVVPSPPPPAAPAPAAPSGGKLDKVLEKLGARFPKCSKAQLTSLLQQVKSSRGTLAGMSMEEVIEQVSLKMAQSERSALGPISRPSPPGPIQRPTPPQQRAAAAGGGRPAGAQKRCLMCQNPVDPENRHPLSCSHTIHRDCIQMWLQSSKNNSCPFCPAK